In Alosa sapidissima isolate fAloSap1 chromosome 11, fAloSap1.pri, whole genome shotgun sequence, a single window of DNA contains:
- the LOC121723685 gene encoding UDP-glucuronosyltransferase 2A1-like isoform X4 yields the protein MHHFTWTVLVLSVTLSVSSGGKVLVFPLDGSHWVNMRVIIEELHSRGHSITVVRASNSWHIKKDSPYYTSHTIEMGPYQDDVVDELASTLLQLRMEGRSFFKDMTLGNSVVERFSEMHRDICTMVATIFEDENLMRSLREAKYDLVLTDPAFGGGVFLARRLQLPMVFNVRWTVHGEAHFAIAPSPLSYVPFPGAELTDKMTFSKRVSNIIAFTISQSMYKKMTDAHYTALCKRFFGPDVDYFSLFQDADIWLMRNDFTFEFPRPTMPNVVYMGGFQCKPARPLPVDLEEFVQSSGEHGVIIMSLGTLFAELPSVITEEIAAAFAQLPQKVIWRYTGAKPSTLGNNTLLVDWMPQNDLLGHAKTKVFVAHGGTNGIQEAIYHGVPILGLPLVFDQPDNLSRMVARGTSKVVDIATLDRAVFVESLKEVLYEPSYRENMQRLSRIHHDQPMKPLDRAIFWIEFVMRNGGAPHLRTQSFRMSWIAYHSIDVILTLLMALLLLLLIMFLAIKKCCSLLFRKKVKSE from the coding sequence ATGAGGGTCATCATTGAGGAGCTGCACTCCCGAGGCCACAGCATTACTGTAGTGCGAGCCTCAAACAGCTGGCATATTAAGAAGGACTCACCCTACTATACTTCACACACCATTGAAATGGGTCCGTACCAAGACGATGTTGTGGATGAACTGGCATCTACACTTCTGCAGTTGCGGATGGAAGGCAGGTCCTTTTTTAAGGACATGACCCTGGGAAACTCAGTAGTAGAAAGGTTCTCTGAAATGCATCGGGACATCTGTACAATGGTGGCTACAATATTTGAAGATGAGAATCTGATGCGGTCACTGCGGGAGGCTAAATACGACTTGGTTCTCACAGATCCTGCTTTTGGAGGCGGGGTGTTCTTAGCACGCCGTCTCCAGCTGCCGATGGTGTTTAACGTGAGGTGGACAGTCCATGGAGAGGCCCATTTCGCCATCGCTCCCTCCCCGCTCTCCTACGTTCCTTTTCCAGGAGCTGAGCTGACGGACAAGATGACCTTCTCTAAGAGGGTTTCGAATATCATTGCATTCACTATCAGTCAGTCCATGTACAAAAAAATGACTGATGCTCACTATACAGCTCTCTGCAAACGGTTCTTTGGCCCTGATGTTGACTACTTCTCCTTGTTCCAGGATGCTGATATCTGGCTCATGAGGAATGACTTCACCTTTGAGTTCCCACGCCCAACCATGCCCAATGTGGTCTACATGGGCGGGTTCCAATGCAAGCCAGCTAGACCACTTCCTGTTGACCTGGAAGAGTTTGTCCAAAGCTCTGGGGAGCATGGGGTCATCATTATGTCCCTTGGTACTTTGTTTGCCGAGCTCCCTAGTGTCATCACTGAAGAGATTGCTGCAGCTTTTGCTCAGCTTCCCCAAAAGGTCATCTGGAGATATACAGGGGCTAAGCCCTCGACTCTTGGCAATAACACCTTACTAGTGGACTGGATGCCCCAAAATGACCTGTTGGGACACGCAAAGACTAAAGTGTTTGTAGCCCATGGGGGTACCAATGGTATCCAAGAAGCAATCTACCATGGTGTCCCAATACTTGGCCTGCCCCTAGTGTTTGATCAGCCTGACAACCTGTCCAGAATGGTAGCAAGAGGAACGTCTAAGGTAGTGGACATTGCCACTCTAGACAGAGCAGTGTTTGTGGAGTCGCTAAAGGAAGTGCTCTATGAGCCGTCCTACAGGGAGAACATGCAGAGACTCTCCAGGATCCACCATGACCAGCCCATGAAGCCTCTGGACCGCGCCATTTTCTGGATCGAGTTTGTGATGAGGAACGGAGGCGCCCCTCACCTGCGCACTCAGTCCTTCAGGATGTCCTGGATCGCGTATCATTCTATAGACGTCATTCTGACTCTGCTCATGGCTCTACTGCTCTTACTACTGATTATGTTCCTGGCAATCAAAAAATGCTGTTCACTTTTATTCAGAAAGAAAGTCAAAAGTGAGTAA
- the LOC121723685 gene encoding UDP-glucuronosyltransferase 2A1-like isoform X3 yields MLSNVLLALSVLSVCLSGARGGKVLVFPVDGSHWLNMRVIIEELHSRGHSITVVRASNSWHIKKDSPYYTSHTIEMGPYQDDVVDELASTLLQLRMEGRSFFKDMTLGNSVVERFSEMHRDICTMVATIFEDENLMRSLREAKYDLVLTDPAFGGGVFLARRLQLPMVFNVRWTVHGEAHFAIAPSPLSYVPFPGAELTDKMTFSKRVSNIIAFTISQSMYKKMTDAHYTALCKRFFGPDVDYFSLFQDADIWLMRNDFTFEFPRPTMPNVVYMGGFQCKPARPLPVDLEEFVQSSGEHGVIIMSLGTLFAELPSVITEEIAAAFAQLPQKVIWRYTGAKPSTLGNNTLLVDWMPQNDLLGHAKTKVFVAHGGTNGIQEAIYHGVPILGLPLVFDQPDNLSRMVARGTSKVVDIATLDRAVFVESLKEVLYEPSYRENMQRLSRIHHDQPMKPLDRAIFWIEFVMRNGGAPHLRTQSFRMSWIAYHSIDVILTLLMALLLLLLIMFLAIKKCCSLLFRKKVKSE; encoded by the coding sequence ATGCTCAGCAACGTGCTGTTGGCTCTCTCagtgctgtctgtctgcctctctgggGCCAGAGGAGGTAAAGTGCTGGTGTTCCCAGTAGATGGCAGCCACTGGCTAAACATGAGGGTCATCATTGAGGAGCTGCACTCCCGAGGCCACAGCATTACTGTAGTGCGAGCCTCAAACAGCTGGCATATTAAGAAGGACTCACCCTACTATACTTCACACACCATTGAAATGGGTCCGTACCAAGACGATGTTGTGGATGAACTGGCATCTACACTTCTGCAGTTGCGGATGGAAGGCAGGTCCTTTTTTAAGGACATGACCCTGGGAAACTCAGTAGTAGAAAGGTTCTCTGAAATGCATCGGGACATCTGTACAATGGTGGCTACAATATTTGAAGATGAGAATCTGATGCGGTCACTGCGGGAGGCTAAATACGACTTGGTTCTCACAGATCCTGCTTTTGGAGGCGGGGTGTTCTTAGCACGCCGTCTCCAGCTGCCGATGGTGTTTAACGTGAGGTGGACAGTCCATGGAGAGGCCCATTTCGCCATCGCTCCCTCCCCGCTCTCCTACGTTCCTTTTCCAGGAGCTGAGCTGACGGACAAGATGACCTTCTCTAAGAGGGTTTCGAATATCATTGCATTCACTATCAGTCAGTCCATGTACAAAAAAATGACTGATGCTCACTATACAGCTCTCTGCAAACGGTTCTTTGGCCCTGATGTTGACTACTTCTCCTTGTTCCAGGATGCTGATATCTGGCTCATGAGGAATGACTTCACCTTTGAGTTCCCACGCCCAACCATGCCCAATGTGGTCTACATGGGCGGGTTCCAATGCAAGCCAGCTAGACCACTTCCTGTTGACCTGGAAGAGTTTGTCCAAAGCTCTGGGGAGCATGGGGTCATCATTATGTCCCTTGGTACTTTGTTTGCCGAGCTCCCTAGTGTCATCACTGAAGAGATTGCTGCAGCTTTTGCTCAGCTTCCCCAAAAGGTCATCTGGAGATATACAGGGGCTAAGCCCTCGACTCTTGGCAATAACACCTTACTAGTGGACTGGATGCCCCAAAATGACCTGTTGGGACACGCAAAGACTAAAGTGTTTGTAGCCCATGGGGGTACCAATGGTATCCAAGAAGCAATCTACCATGGTGTCCCAATACTTGGCCTGCCCCTAGTGTTTGATCAGCCTGACAACCTGTCCAGAATGGTAGCAAGAGGAACGTCTAAGGTAGTGGACATTGCCACTCTAGACAGAGCAGTGTTTGTGGAGTCGCTAAAGGAAGTGCTCTATGAGCCGTCCTACAGGGAGAACATGCAGAGACTCTCCAGGATCCACCATGACCAGCCCATGAAGCCTCTGGACCGCGCCATTTTCTGGATCGAGTTTGTGATGAGGAACGGAGGCGCCCCTCACCTGCGCACTCAGTCCTTCAGGATGTCCTGGATCGCGTATCATTCTATAGACGTCATTCTGACTCTGCTCATGGCTCTACTGCTCTTACTACTGATTATGTTCCTGGCAATCAAAAAATGCTGTTCACTTTTATTCAGAAAGAAAGTCAAAAGTGAGTAA
- the LOC121723685 gene encoding UDP-glucuronosyltransferase 2A1-like isoform X2, which yields MLSNVLLALSVLSVCLSGARGGKVLVFPVDGSHWLNMRVIIEELHSRGHSITVVRASNSWHIKKDSPYYTSHTIEMGPYQDDVVDELASTLLQLRMEGRSFFKDMTLGNSVVERFSEMHRDICTMVATIFEDENLMRSLREAKYDLVLTDPAFGGGVFLARRLQLPMVFNVRWTVHGEAHFAIAPSPLSYVPFPGAELTDKMTFSKRVSNIIAFTISQSMYKKMTDAHYTALCKRFFGPDVDYFSLFQDADIWLMRNDFTFEFPRPTMPNVVYMGGFQCKPARPLPVDLEEFVQSSGEHGVIIMSLGTLFAELPSVITEEIAAAFAQLPQKVIWRYTGAKPSTLGNNTLLVDWMPQNDLLGHAKTKVFVAHGGTNGIQEAIYHGVPILGLPLVFDQPDNLSRMVARGTSKVVDIATLDRAVFVESLKEVLYEPSYRENMQRLSRIHHDQPMKPLDRAIFWIEFVMRNGGAPHLRTQSFRMSWIAYHSIDVILTLLMALLLLLLIMFLAIKKCCSLLFRKKVKMS from the coding sequence ATGCTCAGCAACGTGCTGTTGGCTCTCTCagtgctgtctgtctgcctctctgggGCCAGAGGAGGTAAAGTGCTGGTGTTCCCAGTAGATGGCAGCCACTGGCTAAACATGAGGGTCATCATTGAGGAGCTGCACTCCCGAGGCCACAGCATTACTGTAGTGCGAGCCTCAAACAGCTGGCATATTAAGAAGGACTCACCCTACTATACTTCACACACCATTGAAATGGGTCCGTACCAAGACGATGTTGTGGATGAACTGGCATCTACACTTCTGCAGTTGCGGATGGAAGGCAGGTCCTTTTTTAAGGACATGACCCTGGGAAACTCAGTAGTAGAAAGGTTCTCTGAAATGCATCGGGACATCTGTACAATGGTGGCTACAATATTTGAAGATGAGAATCTGATGCGGTCACTGCGGGAGGCTAAATACGACTTGGTTCTCACAGATCCTGCTTTTGGAGGCGGGGTGTTCTTAGCACGCCGTCTCCAGCTGCCGATGGTGTTTAACGTGAGGTGGACAGTCCATGGAGAGGCCCATTTCGCCATCGCTCCCTCCCCGCTCTCCTACGTTCCTTTTCCAGGAGCTGAGCTGACGGACAAGATGACCTTCTCTAAGAGGGTTTCGAATATCATTGCATTCACTATCAGTCAGTCCATGTACAAAAAAATGACTGATGCTCACTATACAGCTCTCTGCAAACGGTTCTTTGGCCCTGATGTTGACTACTTCTCCTTGTTCCAGGATGCTGATATCTGGCTCATGAGGAATGACTTCACCTTTGAGTTCCCACGCCCAACCATGCCCAATGTGGTCTACATGGGCGGGTTCCAATGCAAGCCAGCTAGACCACTTCCTGTTGACCTGGAAGAGTTTGTCCAAAGCTCTGGGGAGCATGGGGTCATCATTATGTCCCTTGGTACTTTGTTTGCCGAGCTCCCTAGTGTCATCACTGAAGAGATTGCTGCAGCTTTTGCTCAGCTTCCCCAAAAGGTCATCTGGAGATATACAGGGGCTAAGCCCTCGACTCTTGGCAATAACACCTTACTAGTGGACTGGATGCCCCAAAATGACCTGTTGGGACACGCAAAGACTAAAGTGTTTGTAGCCCATGGGGGTACCAATGGTATCCAAGAAGCAATCTACCATGGTGTCCCAATACTTGGCCTGCCCCTAGTGTTTGATCAGCCTGACAACCTGTCCAGAATGGTAGCAAGAGGAACGTCTAAGGTAGTGGACATTGCCACTCTAGACAGAGCAGTGTTTGTGGAGTCGCTAAAGGAAGTGCTCTATGAGCCGTCCTACAGGGAGAACATGCAGAGACTCTCCAGGATCCACCATGACCAGCCCATGAAGCCTCTGGACCGCGCCATTTTCTGGATCGAGTTTGTGATGAGGAACGGAGGCGCCCCTCACCTGCGCACTCAGTCCTTCAGGATGTCCTGGATCGCGTATCATTCTATAGACGTCATTCTGACTCTGCTCATGGCTCTACTGCTCTTACTACTGATTATGTTCCTGGCAATCAAAAAATGCTGTTCACTTTTATTCAGAAAGAAAGTCAAAA